One genomic segment of Buchnera aphidicola (Chaitoregma tattakana) includes these proteins:
- the murJ gene encoding murein biosynthesis integral membrane protein MurJ translates to MAFLKSILSIGLISFFSRFLGFMKDIYIAKFFGVSMYTDAFFIAFKIPNFFRKILSEGAFSQVFLPMLIKLKKTKGDKEVNKFISNIFGLMILILFVLIFIGVVFASKIICLIAPGFLKDNEKYNITVFLLQIIFPYIFFICLVSLSSCVLNAWNYFLAASFMPIFLNVSMILFAAFLSKYFNPSIVSLGYSVLFGGFIQIVLQIYNLYRIKRLCLPSFTLRNKPILIFLKKMMPAMLGVSANQISLLFNTIISSLIISGSVSWIYYADRVIEFPAGLLGATLSTILLPYLSNFFYKNLTNKFYDLFDWGIKLSLIISIPSFLFTVFFAKYIIFTLFQYGNFSFIDTLMTQKTLIAYAFGLVPMILTKVLVSAFYARQDASTPMKISVFSIIASQIMNIFLVSKLQHVGLALSFSIGCWINLFLLFFYLKKNKIFTLKKGWYKFSLILMFSMISMMLSMYFMRIFFINIYLYYNILIRILYLLFFFLVSFFSYFFSLFIFGFNFYKFYKVIKNIEYD, encoded by the coding sequence ATGGCTTTTTTGAAATCTATATTGTCTATTGGTTTGATAAGTTTTTTTTCTAGATTTCTAGGATTTATGAAAGATATTTATATTGCTAAATTTTTTGGTGTTTCTATGTATACAGATGCTTTTTTTATAGCTTTTAAAATACCTAATTTTTTTAGAAAAATATTATCTGAAGGAGCTTTTTCGCAAGTTTTTTTGCCGATGTTAATTAAGTTAAAAAAAACTAAAGGTGATAAAGAAGTTAATAAATTTATTTCTAACATATTTGGTTTAATGATTTTAATATTATTTGTGTTAATTTTTATTGGAGTAGTTTTTGCTTCTAAAATTATTTGTTTAATAGCTCCAGGTTTTTTAAAAGATAATGAAAAATATAATATAACGGTTTTTTTACTACAAATAATTTTCCCATATATTTTTTTTATTTGCTTAGTTTCATTATCTTCTTGTGTGCTTAATGCTTGGAATTATTTTTTAGCGGCATCTTTTATGCCTATCTTCTTAAATGTTAGTATGATATTGTTTGCTGCTTTTTTATCTAAATATTTTAATCCTAGTATAGTATCTTTAGGATATAGTGTGTTATTTGGTGGATTTATACAAATTGTTTTACAAATTTATAATTTATATAGAATTAAAAGATTATGTTTACCATCTTTTACTTTACGAAATAAACCTATACTTATATTTTTAAAGAAAATGATGCCGGCAATGTTAGGAGTTTCAGCTAATCAAATTTCATTATTATTTAATACTATAATATCATCTTTAATAATTTCTGGATCAGTGTCTTGGATATATTATGCTGACAGAGTAATTGAGTTTCCTGCAGGTTTATTAGGTGCCACATTGTCTACTATACTTTTACCATATTTATCTAACTTCTTTTATAAAAATCTTACAAATAAATTTTATGATTTATTTGATTGGGGAATAAAATTAAGTTTGATAATATCAATTCCTAGTTTTTTATTTACAGTTTTTTTTGCAAAATATATAATTTTTACTTTATTTCAATATGGTAATTTTAGTTTTATAGATACTTTAATGACTCAAAAAACATTAATTGCATATGCTTTTGGCTTGGTGCCTATGATATTGACTAAAGTTTTAGTTTCAGCATTTTACGCAAGACAAGATGCTTCTACACCTATGAAAATTTCTGTATTTAGTATTATAGCATCTCAAATAATGAACATTTTTTTAGTTAGTAAATTGCAGCATGTAGGATTGGCATTATCTTTTAGTATAGGATGTTGGATAAATTTATTTCTTCTGTTTTTTTATTTGAAAAAAAATAAAATATTTACTTTAAAAAAAGGTTGGTATAAATTTTCTTTAATTTTAATGTTTTCTATGATTTCTATGATGTTGTCTATGTACTTCATGAGAATTTTTTTTATCAATATATACTTATATTATAATATTTTAATAAGAATATTGTATTTACTATTCTTTTTTTTGGTTTCATTCTTTTCGTATTTTTTTTCTTTATTTATATTTGGATTTAATTTTTATAAATTTTATAAAGTTATAAAAAATATTGAATATGATTAG
- the flgB gene encoding flagellar basal body rod protein FlgB, translating to MLNNINDFFEFNKIILNSRIFKQESIASNIANSETPNYNRKDIDFKDLLNNTILSNRKNDLTITCNSHIKKKNKYFNINNYIKILEKKNKFKKNKSVNINEEKIKFLKNSLEYEIDIALINNKIKNIYLAIQG from the coding sequence ATGTTAAATAATATAAATGATTTTTTTGAATTTAATAAGATAATATTAAATTCTAGAATTTTTAAACAAGAGTCTATTGCATCAAATATTGCAAATTCTGAAACTCCCAATTATAATAGAAAAGATATAGATTTTAAAGATCTTTTGAACAATACAATATTAAGTAACAGAAAAAACGATCTTACAATTACTTGTAATTCACATATTAAAAAAAAAAATAAATATTTTAATATAAACAATTATATAAAGATCTTAGAAAAAAAGAACAAATTTAAAAAAAATAAAAGTGTAAATATAAACGAAGAAAAAATAAAATTTTTAAAAAATAGTCTAGAGTATGAAATAGATATTGCATTAATAAACAACAAAATAAAAAATATATACTTAGCGATACAAGGATAA
- the flgC gene encoding flagellar basal body rod protein FlgC: MSLTNILNICNTALNVEEKRIEISANNLANSESTDYKNGKFTPYTAKIAILSTYKKDKYGLEGVKIKEIVKTKDPYKKIYNPNHPLSDSKGYLKLSNVNVLNETVNYLNASRRYEANLEMIKTIKYMLLKTVSICK, encoded by the coding sequence ATGTCTTTAACTAATATATTGAACATATGTAATACAGCTTTAAATGTAGAAGAAAAAAGAATTGAAATATCTGCTAATAATCTAGCAAACTCTGAAAGTACAGATTATAAAAATGGAAAATTCACTCCTTATACAGCCAAAATAGCAATATTATCAACTTATAAAAAAGATAAATATGGTTTAGAAGGAGTTAAAATAAAAGAGATAGTAAAAACAAAAGACCCTTATAAAAAAATTTATAATCCAAATCATCCTTTATCAGATTCTAAAGGATATTTAAAATTGTCTAATGTAAACGTATTGAATGAAACAGTTAATTATTTAAATGCATCCAGAAGATATGAAGCAAATTTAGAAATGATAAAAACTATAAAATATATGTTATTAAAAACTGTATCTATATGCAAATAA
- a CDS encoding flagellar basal body FlgE domain-containing protein — protein sequence MLINTVNGYTKDIENKIISKNKENKKVDFTKSKEINTITKTDKDPVDIYKVKSKNLITEIFFNIQNKRQALNYGVFRLVDKSGNVSFSSKRDFTMNDELKIVNSEGKYFTGHLCDDNNISGSASKPEIIDFSKKFVPIITKTKEIKIDANLNENEDIKREIDFDPKDPFTYTRKRSIKVYDKTGHYNDVDIYFLKNAQNSWRIISINRKNNEKYDQNYIFYNRYNKKVHIMGSGIIVRSDFDQNSRIRVLFKCNDITTYKNAPTSFKNVQADGEPLKSLNHYDILPSGDIIGVFSDDTRGKLGSVRIIPLPADVIQCFINGYIRNDNKSLINFIKTNEVKKTF from the coding sequence ATGTTAATAAACACAGTAAATGGTTACACAAAAGATATAGAAAATAAAATAATATCCAAAAATAAAGAAAATAAAAAAGTTGATTTTACAAAAAGTAAAGAAATAAATACAATAACAAAAACTGATAAAGATCCAGTAGATATATATAAAGTAAAAAGTAAAAATTTAATTACAGAAATATTTTTTAATATACAAAACAAAAGACAAGCTCTAAATTATGGAGTATTTAGATTAGTAGACAAAAGTGGAAACGTATCGTTTAGTTCTAAAAGAGATTTTACTATGAACGATGAACTGAAAATAGTAAATTCAGAAGGAAAATACTTTACTGGTCATTTATGCGATGATAATAATATTTCCGGAAGTGCATCAAAACCTGAAATAATAGATTTTTCTAAAAAGTTTGTACCTATAATAACTAAAACAAAAGAAATAAAAATAGATGCAAATTTAAATGAAAATGAAGATATTAAAAGAGAAATTGATTTTGATCCTAAAGATCCGTTCACTTATACTAGAAAGCGCAGTATAAAAGTATATGATAAAACAGGTCATTATAATGATGTAGATATATATTTTCTAAAAAATGCACAAAATTCATGGAGAATAATATCAATAAATAGAAAAAACAACGAAAAATATGATCAAAATTACATATTTTATAATAGATATAATAAAAAAGTACATATAATGGGGTCTGGTATAATAGTACGTTCTGATTTTGATCAAAATTCTAGAATTAGAGTGTTATTTAAATGTAATGATATCACTACATACAAAAATGCTCCTACATCTTTTAAAAATGTTCAAGCTGACGGAGAACCTCTAAAAAGTTTAAATCATTATGATATATTGCCTAGTGGAGATATTATAGGAGTATTTTCAGATGATACAAGAGGAAAGTTAGGATCTGTGAGAATAATACCATTACCAGCAGATGTGATACAATGTTTTATAAACGGCTATATACGTAACGACAATAAGAGTTTAATAAATTTTATAAAAACAAATGAAGTAAAAAAGACATTTTAA
- a CDS encoding flagellar basal body rod C-terminal domain-containing protein: MQSKINSCINFANQILDNQSIINNNLSNTSTVGFKSKFSYLVRTYSKNNKNVTNKFVTYRDNSLGQFNTTNQPLDIAIIHKDRWLIVKTNKNKIYLTKNGSIKINKENFFTINGNLLIGIDKKPIKIPKNNVPKIQNDGTVIVRNSVNLTSYKKKIGQIGCKKISINKLLETSNGLFKIKKEYLNKYRNKINTIEIKTGVLEGSNVNPITNITNIMSQSRTFEMLMKIIYTKNENEKRTNQVLNINS, encoded by the coding sequence ATGCAATCTAAAATTAATTCTTGTATAAATTTTGCAAATCAAATACTTGATAACCAAAGTATAATAAATAACAATTTATCTAATACATCTACTGTAGGGTTTAAATCTAAATTTAGTTATTTAGTACGAACATATAGTAAAAATAATAAAAATGTGACAAATAAATTTGTTACATATCGCGATAATTCATTAGGACAATTTAATACTACTAATCAACCATTAGATATAGCTATAATTCATAAAGATAGATGGCTAATTGTAAAAACTAATAAGAATAAAATCTATTTGACTAAAAATGGTAGTATTAAAATAAATAAAGAAAATTTTTTTACTATAAATGGTAACTTATTAATTGGAATAGATAAAAAACCAATAAAAATTCCAAAAAATAATGTTCCAAAAATACAAAATGATGGAACAGTAATAGTAAGAAATAGTGTAAATTTAACAAGTTATAAAAAGAAAATAGGACAAATAGGATGCAAAAAAATTTCAATAAATAAGTTATTAGAAACATCAAATGGACTATTTAAAATTAAAAAAGAATATTTAAACAAATATCGTAATAAAATAAATACTATAGAAATAAAAACAGGAGTATTAGAAGGAAGTAATGTAAATCCTATCACTAACATAACAAATATAATGTCTCAATCAAGAACATTTGAAATGTTAATGAAAATAATATATACAAAAAATGAAAACGAAAAAAGAACAAATCAAGTATTAAACATAAATAGTTAA
- the flgG gene encoding flagellar basal-body rod protein FlgG, producing the protein MMPSMWIAKTGLDAQQNNMNVISNNLANVNTNGFKKSRAVFEDLVYKANNCKNEEYNGEENLDNYYDAGAGAGAKTIEIQKNFSQGNLLKTDSSQDIAINGDGFFQIQMPDGSLAYTRNGSFQINKNRQLVNHNGLLVQPNITLPENFTEIYINKNGEVSVKLKDSKEKVSIGQIGLAIFSNNYGLKSIGQNLYKETQISGKAIEVEPGIYDVGELQQGYLETSNVNIAEELINMIQTQRAYEINSKSINASDKMLQKICEL; encoded by the coding sequence ATGATGCCGTCTATGTGGATTGCTAAAACAGGATTAGATGCTCAGCAAAACAATATGAATGTTATTTCTAATAATTTAGCAAACGTAAATACAAATGGATTTAAAAAATCTAGAGCTGTTTTTGAAGACTTAGTATATAAAGCAAATAATTGTAAAAATGAAGAATATAATGGAGAAGAAAATTTAGATAATTATTATGATGCTGGAGCTGGAGCCGGAGCAAAAACTATAGAAATACAAAAAAATTTTAGTCAGGGTAATTTACTAAAAACAGATTCTAGTCAAGACATTGCAATAAATGGAGATGGTTTTTTTCAAATACAAATGCCAGATGGAAGTTTAGCATATACTAGAAATGGATCTTTTCAAATTAATAAAAATAGACAATTAGTAAATCATAATGGGCTATTAGTTCAACCTAATATAACTTTGCCAGAAAATTTTACAGAAATTTATATAAATAAAAATGGAGAAGTTAGCGTAAAGTTAAAAGATTCTAAAGAAAAAGTATCAATAGGACAAATTGGCTTAGCTATATTTTCTAATAATTATGGTCTAAAAAGTATAGGGCAAAATCTGTATAAAGAAACTCAAATATCAGGCAAAGCAATCGAAGTAGAACCAGGAATATATGATGTAGGAGAGCTACAACAAGGATATTTAGAAACTTCAAACGTAAATATAGCAGAAGAATTGATTAATATGATACAAACACAAAGAGCATACGAAATAAACAGTAAATCTATAAATGCATCTGATAAAATGTTACAGAAAATATGTGAATTATAA
- a CDS encoding flagellar basal body L-ring protein FlgH gives MKNTKFLIPILIYILFKMYSLNHAEVKKLPEKKNSILNIIKKENNGSVFIDDIDKEKKYISFFDQYKKYKPGDLISVLIDENTIANNRTADRMKRYASSLLEDQEKKPEPNKIARFIKKFFKLNQQSENNLLGSGQNFSENFLAGTITVTVKKILQNKNLVVSGEKNIIINQGNELIKLSGIIDPNDVNSENKIFSTNIANVKIECLRNDYIKDVQKIGWWQRFILHVIPI, from the coding sequence ATGAAAAATACAAAATTTTTAATTCCTATATTAATATACATATTATTTAAAATGTATTCTCTAAATCATGCAGAAGTAAAGAAATTACCAGAAAAAAAAAATAGTATATTAAATATTATAAAAAAAGAAAATAATGGATCTGTATTTATAGATGATATAGATAAAGAAAAAAAATATATTTCTTTTTTTGATCAATATAAAAAATATAAGCCTGGAGATTTAATATCAGTTTTAATAGACGAAAATACTATAGCAAACAATAGAACTGCAGATCGGATGAAAAGATACGCATCAAGTTTATTAGAAGATCAAGAAAAAAAACCAGAGCCAAACAAAATTGCTAGGTTTATAAAAAAATTTTTTAAACTTAATCAGCAATCTGAAAATAATTTATTAGGATCAGGACAAAATTTTTCAGAAAACTTTTTAGCAGGAACGATTACTGTCACTGTAAAAAAAATTTTACAAAATAAAAATTTAGTAGTTTCAGGAGAAAAAAATATAATTATAAATCAGGGAAATGAACTCATTAAATTATCTGGTATAATTGATCCTAATGATGTTAATTCTGAGAATAAAATTTTTTCTACTAACATAGCAAATGTTAAAATAGAATGTTTAAGAAATGATTATATTAAAGATGTACAAAAAATTGGATGGTGGCAAAGATTTATTTTACACGTAATTCCAATATAA
- the flgI gene encoding flagellar basal body P-ring protein FlgI, with amino-acid sequence MKKILNVSKLFIFLLLIFTNTFTFAEKIKDITNIDGTRDNQLIGYGLVVGLNGTGDISEQVPFTTTTLKNILSKLGVTITQNKNMQLNNVASVMVTAELPLFSEIGEKVDVVVSSIGNCKSLEGGTLILTPLIGIDNKIYVVAQGKILTKNNSNMNNKSLNVYANKFYNTGKILNGGNIEKIVKNDFKNKKTINLQLKKENFILAKKISDEINKHYPNTAVPINSKKITILNNKKNASNIVDIISNIQNINIKVPTEPKIVINKNNGLIITNYKIVLEPCTINYKNLYINLQKNITKTNKQTTEKQIIIHSNLILNDMLQILKNLNLETNEIIEILKILKESKCLSAEIKISS; translated from the coding sequence ATGAAAAAAATATTAAATGTAAGCAAGCTTTTTATATTTTTGTTATTAATCTTTACTAATACTTTTACATTTGCTGAAAAAATTAAAGATATAACAAATATAGACGGAACCAGAGATAATCAATTAATTGGATATGGATTAGTTGTAGGATTAAATGGAACTGGAGATATATCTGAACAAGTTCCATTCACTACAACTACTTTAAAAAACATATTGTCAAAATTAGGAGTTACAATTACTCAAAATAAAAATATGCAACTAAATAATGTAGCTTCTGTCATGGTAACAGCAGAACTTCCTTTATTTTCTGAAATAGGAGAAAAAGTAGATGTAGTTGTTTCTTCGATAGGAAATTGTAAAAGTTTAGAAGGGGGAACTTTAATACTAACACCATTAATAGGTATAGACAATAAGATTTATGTAGTAGCACAAGGTAAAATATTGACAAAAAATAATAGTAATATGAATAATAAAAGTTTAAACGTGTATGCAAACAAATTTTATAATACCGGAAAAATATTAAATGGTGGAAATATAGAGAAAATAGTAAAAAATGACTTTAAGAACAAAAAAACAATAAATTTACAGCTAAAGAAAGAAAATTTTATATTGGCTAAAAAAATTAGCGACGAAATAAATAAACATTATCCTAATACTGCTGTACCTATAAATTCTAAAAAAATTACTATATTAAACAACAAAAAAAATGCAAGTAATATAGTAGACATAATATCCAATATACAAAATATAAATATAAAAGTTCCAACAGAACCTAAAATAGTAATAAACAAAAATAATGGATTAATAATTACAAATTATAAAATAGTATTAGAACCTTGTACTATAAACTATAAAAATTTATATATTAATTTGCAAAAAAATATAACAAAAACAAATAAACAAACTACAGAAAAACAAATAATAATACATAGTAATCTAATTTTAAATGATATGTTGCAAATATTAAAAAATTTAAATCTAGAAACTAATGAAATAATAGAAATATTAAAAATATTAAAAGAATCTAAATGTCTATCAGCGGAAATAAAAATTTCATCATGA
- a CDS encoding rod-binding protein, with amino-acid sequence MKILNIEKNITGYEKLYKTNTQNNNIIKEKMEEIFIKMLLKNIRLTSPKNELFNENKNDIYHEIYDQTISEIISKRGINLINMIKNQKKIVQ; translated from the coding sequence ATGAAAATATTAAATATAGAAAAGAATATTACAGGTTATGAAAAGCTATATAAAACAAACACACAAAACAATAATATAATAAAAGAAAAAATGGAAGAAATATTTATAAAAATGTTATTAAAAAATATTAGATTAACATCTCCTAAAAATGAATTGTTTAACGAAAATAAAAATGATATTTATCATGAAATATATGATCAAACAATATCAGAAATTATAAGCAAAAGAGGAATAAATCTAATAAATATGATTAAAAACCAGAAAAAAATTGTACAATAA
- a CDS encoding Rne/Rng family ribonuclease — protein MKIMLINSIIKEEVRIAILDNNKLCELNIENNINKKSKFNIYKGKIVKFEKSLAAFFVNYGVERNGFLPIKEIYNFHTKNDCYYVNRVKVKKKKIKVGICVLVQISKEETINKGAFLTTYISLPGIYSVLMPYNINKEGISKKITGIDRAKIKKFVSLLNIPKNMGFIIRTASIKASIRAIQKDIDDKVKLWKYIKNKYKKIKYPKLVYKESDIIINTFRDFLYKDVDEIVVDNPKILDKIYNYFFYTSDISFFKKIKIYNKKIPLFSFYKIESQIRTLFNRKIILQSGGSITIDSTEALTAIDINSFKSKKCNSIEDTAFNTNMEAINEIFRQIRIRDVGGLIVIDLIDMEFSNNKKILKNRLNKLVKQDRARIEIGEISKFGLLEMSRQRINSILKEHSYYFCSKCDGHGFLVDKKSLSRSILRLLEEELFKYNVYQVNIILPVKICSYLYKKKMDCINNIKKRYLDKKIVIFFSKKIKSPNFLIFSLCKNKKKNLILKKLIKEYNANSIV, from the coding sequence ATGAAAATTATGTTAATAAACTCTATTATAAAAGAAGAAGTAAGAATTGCTATTTTAGATAATAATAAACTTTGTGAGTTAAATATAGAAAATAATATAAATAAAAAAAGTAAATTTAATATATATAAAGGTAAAATAGTAAAATTTGAGAAAAGTTTAGCTGCTTTTTTTGTAAACTACGGTGTAGAAAGAAATGGGTTTTTGCCTATAAAAGAAATATATAATTTTCATACAAAGAATGATTGTTATTATGTAAATCGTGTGAAAGTTAAAAAAAAAAAAATTAAAGTTGGAATATGTGTATTAGTTCAGATTTCTAAAGAAGAGACTATTAATAAGGGGGCTTTTTTGACTACATATATAAGCTTACCTGGAATATATTCGGTATTAATGCCTTACAATATCAATAAAGAAGGTATATCAAAAAAAATTACTGGGATTGATAGAGCTAAAATAAAAAAATTTGTTTCTTTGCTTAACATCCCTAAAAATATGGGGTTTATTATTAGAACGGCTAGTATTAAAGCATCTATACGAGCTATTCAAAAGGATATAGATGATAAAGTAAAATTATGGAAATATATAAAAAATAAATATAAAAAAATAAAATATCCTAAACTAGTGTATAAAGAAAGTGATATTATAATAAATACATTTAGAGATTTTTTATATAAAGATGTAGATGAAATCGTTGTCGATAACCCTAAAATATTAGATAAAATTTATAATTATTTTTTTTACACAAGTGATATATCATTTTTTAAAAAAATTAAAATATATAACAAAAAAATACCATTATTTTCATTTTATAAAATCGAATCGCAAATTCGTACTTTGTTTAATAGAAAGATAATTTTACAATCTGGAGGATCTATTACTATAGATAGTACAGAAGCATTAACAGCTATTGATATAAATTCTTTTAAGTCTAAAAAATGTAATAGTATAGAAGATACTGCATTTAACACTAATATGGAAGCTATAAATGAAATATTTCGTCAAATAAGAATTAGAGATGTTGGTGGTCTAATAGTAATAGATTTAATAGATATGGAATTTTCTAATAATAAAAAAATATTAAAAAATAGATTAAACAAGCTTGTTAAACAGGATCGAGCGAGAATTGAGATTGGTGAAATATCTAAATTTGGTTTGTTAGAAATGTCGAGGCAAAGAATAAATTCTATTTTAAAAGAACATAGTTATTATTTTTGTTCTAAATGTGATGGTCATGGGTTTTTAGTAGATAAAAAATCTTTATCTAGATCAATATTAAGATTATTAGAAGAAGAACTGTTTAAATATAATGTTTATCAAGTAAATATAATTTTGCCTGTTAAAATTTGTTCATATTTGTATAAAAAAAAAATGGATTGTATTAATAATATTAAAAAAAGATATCTAGATAAAAAAATTGTTATTTTTTTTAGTAAAAAAATTAAATCACCAAATTTTTTAATTTTTAGTCTATGTAAAAATAAAAAAAAAAATCTTATTTTAAAAAAATTAATAAAAGAATACAATGCTAATAGTATTGTTTAG
- a CDS encoding RluA family pseudouridine synthase codes for MQKQYTKVKKILVEEKSIGQRIDNFIINMFKKISKNTVYTIIRKGRIRINKKRIKAKYKLKKKDIIRIPPIYLENKKKKKINVKYYKNLIQKNILYEDKYFIIINKPQKVAVHGGSGISFGIIEIIRRLYSKEKSLELIHRLDKDTSGVLLISKKKFILKSLHDQIKNRKTKKTYIAITHGKWPEKIKKIQLPLLNTKNIYGKKIVLVKKNGKKSETRFKVIKIYKNVTLLKIYPITGRTHQIRVHTSSVGHPIINDTRYGNKILDKKININYKNLCLHAFKFTFQHPKTNKKVNIVAENFKFKNFNIKSIK; via the coding sequence ATGCAAAAACAGTATACTAAAGTAAAAAAAATATTAGTAGAAGAAAAATCTATCGGGCAAAGAATAGATAATTTTATTATAAACATGTTTAAAAAAATTTCAAAAAATACAGTATATACTATAATAAGAAAAGGAAGAATTAGGATAAACAAAAAAAGAATAAAAGCTAAATACAAATTAAAAAAAAAAGATATAATTAGAATACCTCCTATATATTTAGAAAATAAAAAAAAAAAAAAGATAAATGTAAAATATTATAAAAATCTAATACAAAAAAATATTTTATATGAAGACAAATACTTTATAATAATAAATAAACCTCAAAAAGTAGCGGTACATGGTGGAAGTGGAATTAGCTTTGGAATAATAGAAATAATAAGAAGATTATATTCTAAAGAAAAAAGTTTAGAATTAATACATAGATTAGATAAAGATACTTCTGGAGTATTACTAATATCAAAAAAAAAATTTATTTTGAAATCTTTGCATGATCAAATAAAAAATAGAAAAACAAAAAAAACATATATTGCTATAACACATGGAAAGTGGCCAGAAAAAATTAAAAAAATACAACTTCCATTATTAAACACTAAAAATATATATGGAAAAAAAATAGTATTAGTAAAAAAAAACGGAAAAAAATCAGAAACAAGATTTAAAGTTATAAAAATATATAAAAATGTAACATTATTAAAAATATATCCAATAACTGGTAGAACGCACCAAATAAGAGTTCATACGTCATCGGTTGGACATCCAATAATAAATGACACAAGATATGGAAATAAAATTTTGGACAAAAAAATTAACATAAATTATAAAAATTTATGTTTACATGCATTTAAATTTACATTTCAACATCCTAAAACAAATAAAAAAGTTAATATAGTTGCTGAAAACTTTAAATTTAAAAATTTTAATATAAAATCTATTAAATAA
- the rpmF gene encoding 50S ribosomal protein L32 codes for MAVQKSKHSRSKRDMRRSNDKCKLIQMSIDKSSKEVHIRHHITKKKFYRGKKFF; via the coding sequence ATGGCTGTACAAAAAAGCAAACATTCTAGATCAAAAAGAGATATGAGAAGATCTAATGACAAATGTAAGTTGATACAAATGTCTATAGACAAAAGCTCTAAAGAAGTACATATAAGACACCATATAACCAAAAAAAAATTTTATAGAGGCAAAAAATTTTTTTAA